In the bacterium genome, one interval contains:
- a CDS encoding GTPase, with the protein MGEPRRVLILGAAGRDFHNFLVALRDDPAVEVVGFTAAQIPGIAGRRLPAALTGRRYPQGIAIEDEAELETLCRTRRVDQVVFAYSDVTHAHVMHLASRALAVGADFLLLGPARTMVEAPRPVIAVSAVRTGCGKSQVARWLGRRLRAAGRRVAVLRHPMPYGDLARQALQRFASRADLDAAACTVEEREEYEPHLAAGNVVYAGIDTRAIVARAAAEAEVLIWDGGNNDFPFLRPDLHLVLVDALRPGQAAAYHPGEAVLRMADVVVITKVDAALPADVARAEAEARAVNAAAPIVRAASPVRLDAPELVRGRRVLVVEDGPTLTHGGMAYGAGFVAATAAGAAAIVDPRPTAAPALREVFARYPHIGRVLPAVGYGAAQLDALRASIRAAACDLVVAATPIDLAALLALDRPPVVRARYELGDAGSPTLGAVIDAWTAAHLPAPTG; encoded by the coding sequence GTGGGCGAACCGCGGCGCGTCCTGATCCTCGGCGCGGCCGGGCGCGACTTCCACAACTTCCTGGTGGCGTTGCGCGACGATCCGGCGGTCGAGGTGGTCGGCTTCACCGCGGCGCAGATCCCCGGCATCGCCGGCCGCCGGCTGCCGGCGGCGCTGACGGGCCGGCGCTATCCGCAGGGGATCGCGATCGAGGACGAGGCGGAGCTGGAAACGCTGTGCCGGACGCGGCGGGTCGATCAGGTGGTCTTCGCCTACAGCGACGTCACCCACGCGCACGTCATGCACCTCGCGTCGCGGGCGCTCGCCGTCGGCGCCGACTTCCTCCTCCTCGGCCCCGCCCGCACCATGGTGGAAGCGCCGCGCCCGGTGATCGCCGTCTCGGCCGTGCGCACCGGCTGCGGCAAGTCGCAGGTGGCGCGCTGGCTGGGCCGGCGGCTGCGCGCCGCCGGCCGGCGCGTCGCCGTGCTGCGCCACCCCATGCCGTACGGCGACCTGGCGCGCCAGGCGCTGCAGCGCTTCGCCAGCCGGGCCGATCTCGACGCGGCGGCGTGCACGGTGGAGGAGCGCGAGGAATACGAGCCGCACCTCGCCGCCGGCAACGTGGTCTACGCCGGCATCGACACCCGCGCCATCGTCGCCCGCGCCGCCGCCGAGGCGGAGGTGCTGATCTGGGACGGCGGCAACAACGACTTCCCGTTCCTGCGCCCCGACCTGCACCTGGTGCTGGTCGACGCCCTGCGCCCGGGGCAGGCCGCCGCCTACCATCCCGGAGAGGCGGTGCTGCGCATGGCGGACGTGGTGGTGATCACCAAGGTCGACGCCGCCCTTCCCGCCGACGTCGCGCGCGCCGAGGCCGAGGCGCGCGCCGTCAACGCCGCGGCGCCGATCGTCCGCGCCGCCTCGCCGGTGCGCCTCGACGCCCCGGAGCTGGTGCGCGGGCGGCGCGTGCTGGTGGTCGAGGACGGGCCGACGCTGACCCACGGCGGCATGGCCTACGGCGCCGGCTTCGTCGCCGCCACCGCCGCCGGCGCGGCGGCGATCGTCGATCCGCGGCCGACGGCGGCGCCGGCGCTGCGCGAGGTGTTCGCGCGCTACCCCCACATCGGCCGCGTGCTGCCGGCGGTCGGCTACGGCGCGGCGCAGCTCGACGCCCTGCGCGCCAGCATCCGCGCCGCCGCCTGCGACCTCGTCGTCGCGGCGACGCCGATCGACCTCGCGGCGTTGCTGGCGCTCGATCGCCCGCCGGTCGTGCGGGCGCGCTACGAGCTGGGCGATGCCGGCTCGCCGACCCTCGGCGCCGTGATCGACGCCTGGACGGCGGCGCACCTGCCGGCGCCGACCGGGTGA
- a CDS encoding acyl--CoA ligase: protein MFAPTLAAELRRTAQRHPGVAAVHFHGRDHTYAEWDAAADRFARGLLAAGVRRGDRVVLLLPPTPDYLFCYLGAARIGAITAGISTRYRRQEIGEILANADPRLVLTVEQGEGVDFPAVIESVRGGAPSLERVVRFASAGDDGLAALLAAGEGRDLEAAEAAVRGDDPIAIVYTSGTTGTPKGAVYDSAAMIALTTLFSTRLPAPPPPGEPNLWPGMSLTHVGFMVRVHIQLAFASTLVLHERFDARWCLDQLQRLRPARLGGFPPVLVMLMRAPERAGRDWSFIKQVTFGGAPLAPHLVDEIRATLGVEVYTGYSCTETAIISATLPSDPPERRAGTVGRPTQGIELRIVDGERRPLPANQPGRIAVKSPASMRGYWRRPEETARALDDRGWLYTEDMGFLDEHGYLHLIGREKEMYFRAAFNVYPGEVEDVLQQHPKVAQAAVVGVPDDVLGQKGWAFVVATDPAAPPSLEELRDWVGRELASYKRPDGLTIVDALPTNAMYKVDKRALRAAWEHR from the coding sequence ATGTTCGCCCCCACTCTCGCCGCCGAGCTGCGGCGCACCGCCCAGCGGCATCCCGGCGTCGCCGCCGTCCACTTCCACGGCCGCGACCACACCTATGCCGAGTGGGACGCGGCGGCGGATCGCTTCGCCCGCGGTCTGCTGGCCGCCGGCGTGCGGCGCGGCGATCGCGTCGTGCTGCTGCTGCCGCCGACCCCCGATTATCTCTTCTGCTACCTCGGCGCGGCGCGCATCGGCGCCATCACCGCCGGCATCAGCACCCGCTACCGGCGGCAGGAGATCGGCGAGATTCTCGCCAACGCCGATCCGCGCCTGGTGCTCACCGTCGAGCAGGGCGAGGGCGTCGACTTCCCGGCCGTGATCGAATCGGTGCGCGGCGGCGCGCCCAGCCTCGAGCGCGTCGTGCGCTTCGCCAGCGCCGGCGACGATGGCCTGGCGGCGCTGCTCGCCGCCGGCGAGGGGCGCGACCTGGAGGCCGCCGAGGCGGCGGTGCGCGGCGACGATCCCATCGCCATCGTCTACACCAGCGGCACCACCGGCACGCCGAAGGGCGCGGTCTACGACTCGGCGGCGATGATCGCGTTGACGACGCTCTTCTCCACCCGCCTGCCGGCGCCGCCCCCTCCGGGCGAGCCGAACCTGTGGCCGGGCATGTCGCTCACCCACGTCGGCTTCATGGTGCGCGTCCACATCCAGCTCGCGTTCGCCTCGACCCTGGTGCTGCACGAGCGCTTCGACGCCCGCTGGTGCCTCGACCAGTTGCAGCGCCTGCGCCCGGCGCGTCTGGGCGGCTTTCCGCCGGTCCTGGTGATGCTCATGCGCGCCCCGGAGCGCGCCGGCCGCGACTGGTCGTTCATCAAGCAGGTGACCTTCGGCGGCGCGCCGCTGGCGCCCCATCTGGTGGACGAGATCCGCGCCACGCTCGGCGTCGAGGTCTACACCGGCTACTCGTGCACCGAGACCGCGATCATCAGCGCCACCCTGCCCAGCGATCCGCCGGAGCGGCGTGCCGGGACCGTCGGCCGGCCGACGCAGGGCATCGAGCTGCGGATCGTCGACGGCGAGCGCCGGCCGCTGCCCGCCAACCAGCCGGGCCGCATCGCCGTGAAGTCGCCGGCGAGCATGCGCGGCTACTGGCGGCGTCCCGAGGAGACGGCGCGCGCCCTCGATGACCGGGGCTGGCTCTACACCGAGGACATGGGCTTCCTCGACGAGCACGGCTACCTGCACCTGATCGGCCGCGAGAAGGAGATGTACTTCCGCGCCGCCTTCAACGTGTATCCGGGCGAGGTCGAGGACGTGCTGCAGCAGCACCCGAAGGTGGCGCAGGCGGCGGTCGTCGGCGTGCCCGACGACGTCCTGGGACAGAAGGGCTGGGCCTTCGTCGTCGCCACCGATCCGGCGGCGCCGCCGTCGCTCGAGGAGCTGCGCGACTGGGTCGGGCGCGAGCTCGCCAGCTACAAGCGCCCCGACGGGCTGACCATCGTCGACGCGCTGCCCACCAACGCGATGTACAAGGTCGACAAGCGCGCCCTGCGGGCGGCCTGGGAACACCGATGA
- a CDS encoding IS256 family transposase, which produces MGSDSKGTRPGEAFGRDSIEQVMRERIRETIEVLVEEELEAALGAAKSARVGGERVGYRHGRRPRTLSTSLGPTTFALPRARLHDAAGEEREWRSAMFERYARRTARVDEGLLGIYLSGTNTRRLRGALAPLLRGAPLGKDAISRLVGRLREDFTTWSQRDLAAEQIRYLFLDGWYPRVRIGKKRVRVPVLVTLGTCADGRRVLLDLRVAGEESTAAWQEVLEALQKRQLGRPVLAVIDGNPGLEAALQATWPQLDVQRCTNHKLWNLLAKAPAHLREELAEDYRRMIYAATAADVEKARVAFSRKWKLRCKAAWSSFEEAGDRLFTFLRYPVAQWKALRTTNALERINEEFRRRTKTQASLPSEDAVLLLLFGLIRSGQITLRRMVGWQEMPAVTQRSNAA; this is translated from the coding sequence ATGGGAAGCGATAGCAAGGGGACGAGACCGGGAGAAGCGTTCGGCCGCGATTCGATCGAGCAGGTGATGCGGGAGCGGATTCGGGAGACGATCGAGGTGTTGGTCGAGGAGGAGCTGGAAGCGGCGCTGGGCGCGGCGAAATCGGCGCGAGTGGGCGGCGAGCGAGTGGGCTATCGCCACGGCCGGCGGCCGCGGACGTTGAGCACCAGCTTGGGACCGACGACGTTCGCGCTGCCGCGTGCCCGGCTGCACGACGCCGCCGGCGAGGAGCGCGAGTGGCGCAGCGCGATGTTCGAGCGCTACGCGCGGCGCACGGCGCGGGTCGACGAGGGGCTGTTGGGGATCTACCTGAGCGGCACCAACACGCGGCGGCTGCGCGGGGCGCTGGCGCCGTTGCTGCGCGGCGCGCCGCTGGGCAAGGACGCGATCTCGCGCCTGGTCGGGCGGTTGCGCGAAGACTTCACCACGTGGAGCCAGCGGGACCTGGCGGCCGAGCAGATCCGCTACCTGTTTCTCGACGGCTGGTATCCGCGGGTCCGCATCGGCAAGAAGCGGGTACGGGTCCCGGTGCTGGTGACGCTGGGGACGTGCGCGGACGGGCGGCGGGTGCTGCTCGATCTGCGCGTGGCGGGCGAGGAGAGCACGGCCGCCTGGCAGGAGGTGTTGGAGGCGCTGCAGAAGCGCCAGCTGGGACGCCCGGTGTTGGCGGTGATCGACGGCAACCCCGGCCTGGAGGCGGCCCTGCAGGCGACCTGGCCGCAGCTCGACGTGCAGCGCTGCACCAATCACAAGCTCTGGAACCTGCTCGCCAAGGCCCCGGCGCACCTGCGCGAGGAGCTCGCGGAGGACTACCGCCGGATGATCTACGCCGCGACGGCGGCCGACGTGGAGAAGGCGCGCGTGGCGTTCAGCCGCAAGTGGAAGCTGCGCTGCAAGGCGGCGTGGAGCAGCTTCGAGGAGGCGGGGGATCGCCTCTTCACCTTCCTGCGCTATCCCGTGGCGCAGTGGAAGGCGCTGCGCACCACCAACGCGCTGGAGCGCATCAACGAGGAGTTCCGCCGCCGCACCAAGACCCAGGCGAGCCTGCCGAGCGAGGATGCCGTCCTGCTGCTGCTCTTCGGCCTGATCCGCAGCGGGCAGATCACCTTGCGGCGCATGGTCGGCTGGCAGGAGATGCCGGCGGTTACCCAACGGAGCAACGCGGCCTGA
- a CDS encoding OB-fold domain-containing protein: MTDYAKPLPYPDADSAPYWQWAKQRELRMQRCADCHQVRFPPRPMCPACNSQRDEWVAMSGTGTIYSWIIVHPPVLPAFAAEAPYAVVLVQLDDDPGLRLVGAVSDIANEDLAAGIPVEVWFDDVTEEITLPKWRRRRA, translated from the coding sequence ATGACCGACTACGCGAAGCCGCTCCCGTATCCCGATGCCGACAGCGCGCCCTACTGGCAGTGGGCGAAGCAGCGCGAGCTGCGCATGCAGCGCTGCGCCGATTGCCACCAGGTCCGCTTCCCGCCGCGGCCGATGTGCCCGGCGTGCAACTCGCAGCGCGACGAGTGGGTGGCGATGTCCGGCACCGGCACCATCTACAGTTGGATCATCGTCCATCCGCCGGTCCTCCCCGCCTTCGCCGCCGAGGCGCCGTACGCGGTGGTGCTCGTCCAGCTCGACGACGATCCGGGCCTGCGCCTGGTGGGCGCCGTCTCCGACATCGCCAACGAGGATCTCGCCGCCGGCATCCCGGTGGAGGTCTGGTTCGACGACGTGACCGAGGAGATCACGCTGCCGAAGTGGCGCCGGAGACGCGCGTGA